The Algoriphagus halophilus sequence GGATACTTCCCAAAATCGCAGAAGCACTTCCTGCATTTCTTGAAAATGGAGCCAAAGATAGCGCGGCGGTATTTGGGCCGTTCAGTCCATGTGCGGTTAAGAAGACAAACATCAACATTAACAAAGTGCCCACTTCTAACCATTGAAAATATATGCCCAGGACCAATAGTAATCCAACTGTCACCTGATAGTGCATGGAGAAGTTGATGATTTGTTGGCTGGTAAATCTCCGAAGCAACAAGTGGTTCAATTGAGTGGACCCGATCATGGCAAAAGCCAACAGGGCAAAAATCCATCCGTACTGTGTTTCACTTACTCCATAAATATTCATAAAGACATCAGCAGAACCTGCGATGTAGGCAAAGGGAGCCGCACCTGCCAAGCCACCAATAGACATATAAACCAAGAATTGTCTGTTCTGAAGTACTTGGATATAATTTTTCCAAACCTGTTTAGGCTTCAATGAAACGTGTGTATCAGGTTCAGCCCCATCTGGAAGCACCCAAATTACTGCCATCCAAATGATCACGGTAAGGAATGCCAAAACAATGAAAACCCAGTGCCAATGGTAATAAGCTGTCACAAAGCCTCCCAAAGTAGGGGCTATCATTGGAGATACCGCGATCACTAAAGTCAATAAAGCTAAAACTTGAGCAGTCTTCGTTACAGGAAAAATATCCCGAACCATAGCCTGGGCAGCAACCATGCCTGCACAGCCCCCAATGGCTTGTAAGAACCTCATAAGTATTAGATTCTCAACAGAGTCCGATAAGGCACAGCCAATGGAGGCC is a genomic window containing:
- a CDS encoding multidrug effflux MFS transporter; the protein is MKKQISKKEYFKIVLVLGALCTISPFSIDMYLPGFPAMARELETPIANIQLSLTAYLVGIAIGQLFYGPLLDKYGRKKPLYVGLGIYVLASIGCALSDSVENLILMRFLQAIGGCAGMVAAQAMVRDIFPVTKTAQVLALLTLVIAVSPMIAPTLGGFVTAYYHWHWVFIVLAFLTVIIWMAVIWVLPDGAEPDTHVSLKPKQVWKNYIQVLQNRQFLVYMSIGGLAGAAPFAYIAGSADVFMNIYGVSETQYGWIFALLAFAMIGSTQLNHLLLRRFTSQQIINFSMHYQVTVGLLLVLGIYFQWLEVGTLLMLMFVFLTAHGLNGPNTAALSLAPFSRNAGSASAILGSIRMAFGGLASAGVSFFHDGTSLPMVSGMAACAVAGFLVLKLDQNINGSISKVYNKKALAS